The following are from one region of the Rosistilla carotiformis genome:
- a CDS encoding YCF48-related protein: MIANASIQQTAVISDLSLTPQHAQPGALAAWHAQRPRRFRRSVVPILALLVAVFAQRQPPHLQAAEPPATEKRESLRDDASLRSICFVDANQGWAVGDRGVIWHTPDGGLHWLAQDSGVGCRLDCVQFIDPQQGWAAGGWYEADTQISRGVLLQTQDGGKTWKHLENELPRIRQLQFTSRRTAIAAGDWSPVHLGSVFISYDAGRSWQSIPRSESQAIRSLGMAGGAMLTLDRSGILFRSERPEAPADPVFSDRRMQCITATPTEQWLAGRDGAVAFSRDAGLSWRPLNRQATTVDISRYDLRCLASGGSQVWMAGVPGDKIFRKTAQNEIVAVGSGITAPIHNLHFLDDQKGWAACGMGTILHTADGGQTWQTQRGGARRAAALFVSREARELAWSMIVSNSLEQGYRSMGVIHDRGGERLNDPLEHSADELAMQGFSDVGGCEVLAIREDADPRAYATAIDQSLQTAQPAVVVLSDDLTAEQRTAWLRIATATPTVERVFHVHRGERGDVVVHPSAILPAAGAVVGEEWADVLSVISPGKTDVDVMVADRLLDREASVQSIESLLHRLPIGAGGLSRRLPPHGSRSQLAGLQPRTRHAEWIQHLIDACSIADDSKGLFASRLKQLTKQIRPSDRPRFMRGLVLQCHRYGEPSLYREALRETAALVPESPIGHWADLMLAAIDASEEWTRLPQGLSQAASFANRGQRSSPVAYGSPFEQSSPVVLASSSDEQSGRKIRETETPDLIWRQHPIRLLSQAGVLGEAASPALTSGLERLSTAASAGPWQSLAREQLAARQENKQSTGVRAAFSTNRPVLDGRLDEPFWGPVDPTVPATQLRVGYDADYIYIAIPDGFPGSERTEPASLRQRDADLNDVQRLSLQIDVDRDLLTAYQFEIDRSGRCRDTCNGFAQWQPMWFVKTTDHDGQWNAELAIRRKDLSSLPVAPGDVWFVRLKTLQPNEVADSPISCSPTGWQALAFE; this comes from the coding sequence ATGATTGCAAACGCATCGATTCAACAGACCGCTGTGATTTCGGATCTATCGCTCACGCCACAGCATGCGCAACCGGGCGCCTTGGCCGCTTGGCACGCCCAGCGGCCAAGGCGATTCCGGCGATCGGTCGTTCCAATTTTGGCACTGCTGGTGGCCGTTTTTGCACAACGGCAGCCTCCACACCTGCAGGCGGCCGAGCCTCCAGCGACTGAGAAACGGGAGAGCTTGCGCGACGATGCGTCCTTGCGGAGCATCTGTTTTGTCGATGCCAATCAGGGCTGGGCTGTGGGAGACCGTGGAGTCATCTGGCATACGCCCGACGGAGGCCTTCATTGGTTGGCGCAGGACAGTGGGGTCGGATGCCGGTTGGACTGCGTGCAATTTATCGATCCGCAACAGGGTTGGGCTGCGGGCGGTTGGTACGAGGCCGATACACAGATCAGCCGTGGCGTGTTGTTGCAAACCCAGGACGGCGGCAAAACGTGGAAGCATCTGGAAAACGAACTGCCTCGTATTCGGCAACTGCAATTCACCTCGCGACGGACGGCGATTGCCGCAGGCGACTGGTCGCCGGTCCACTTGGGATCGGTCTTCATCAGCTACGATGCAGGCCGTTCGTGGCAGTCGATTCCGCGATCCGAATCTCAAGCGATCCGGTCGCTCGGCATGGCTGGCGGCGCGATGTTGACGCTCGATCGATCGGGGATTTTATTTCGCAGCGAGCGCCCCGAAGCGCCAGCCGATCCGGTTTTCTCCGATCGCCGAATGCAATGCATCACGGCGACGCCAACCGAACAGTGGCTAGCAGGTCGCGACGGCGCTGTCGCATTTAGCCGCGATGCGGGGCTCAGCTGGCGACCACTGAATCGACAAGCGACAACGGTCGACATCAGCCGCTACGACTTGCGTTGCCTGGCCAGTGGCGGCAGCCAGGTCTGGATGGCAGGCGTTCCCGGCGACAAGATCTTTCGCAAGACAGCTCAAAACGAAATCGTTGCCGTCGGCAGCGGGATCACCGCGCCGATCCACAACCTGCACTTCCTGGACGATCAAAAGGGATGGGCCGCGTGCGGGATGGGAACGATCTTGCACACCGCCGACGGAGGACAGACTTGGCAGACGCAGCGTGGCGGAGCGCGTCGCGCGGCGGCGTTGTTTGTCAGCCGCGAGGCCCGCGAACTGGCTTGGTCGATGATCGTCTCCAACTCGTTGGAGCAAGGCTATCGTTCGATGGGAGTGATCCACGATCGGGGTGGCGAGCGGTTGAACGATCCGTTGGAACATTCGGCTGACGAATTGGCAATGCAGGGGTTCAGCGATGTCGGCGGGTGCGAGGTGCTGGCGATCCGCGAAGATGCCGACCCGCGAGCGTATGCAACCGCTATCGATCAAAGCCTGCAAACAGCGCAGCCCGCAGTGGTCGTGTTGAGCGATGACCTGACCGCCGAACAGCGGACTGCGTGGCTGCGAATTGCCACGGCCACGCCGACCGTCGAGCGCGTCTTTCACGTCCATCGTGGCGAACGAGGCGACGTGGTCGTGCATCCGTCGGCGATCCTGCCCGCGGCGGGAGCCGTTGTTGGCGAAGAGTGGGCCGATGTGCTGTCGGTCATTTCCCCAGGCAAAACCGACGTCGATGTGATGGTCGCCGATCGCTTGTTGGATCGCGAGGCGAGCGTCCAGTCGATCGAATCGTTGCTGCATCGATTGCCAATCGGCGCCGGAGGGCTTTCGCGTCGCCTGCCGCCGCATGGCAGCCGATCGCAATTGGCGGGGCTGCAACCGCGTACACGGCATGCCGAATGGATCCAACATTTGATCGATGCCTGCTCGATCGCCGACGATTCCAAAGGCCTATTTGCTTCGCGATTAAAACAATTGACGAAACAAATCCGGCCTTCGGATCGGCCGCGATTCATGCGTGGGCTGGTCCTGCAATGCCATCGGTACGGCGAACCGTCGCTCTATCGCGAGGCGCTTCGCGAGACAGCAGCGTTGGTTCCCGAGAGCCCCATCGGTCACTGGGCCGATCTGATGTTGGCGGCGATCGATGCCAGCGAGGAATGGACGCGGTTGCCCCAGGGACTCAGCCAAGCTGCAAGCTTCGCCAATCGCGGGCAACGCTCTTCCCCAGTGGCCTATGGATCTCCCTTCGAACAGTCCTCGCCGGTCGTGTTGGCTAGCAGCAGCGACGAGCAGAGCGGAAGGAAGATCCGCGAAACCGAAACTCCCGACCTGATCTGGCGTCAGCATCCGATCCGCCTGTTATCGCAAGCGGGCGTGCTGGGAGAAGCTGCAAGTCCGGCGCTGACCTCTGGCCTGGAACGGTTGTCGACCGCGGCAAGCGCGGGCCCTTGGCAGTCGCTAGCTCGAGAACAATTAGCCGCTCGGCAAGAGAACAAGCAATCCACTGGAGTGCGTGCGGCCTTCAGCACCAACCGCCCTGTCCTCGACGGTCGGCTCGACGAACCGTTTTGGGGACCTGTCGATCCCACGGTTCCCGCCACGCAGCTGCGCGTCGGCTACGATGCCGACTACATTTACATTGCGATTCCCGACGGCTTCCCCGGCAGCGAAAGAACCGAACCGGCATCGCTGCGGCAGCGTGATGCGGATCTCAACGACGTGCAACGGTTGAGTTTGCAGATCGATGTCGACCGCGATCTGTTGACCGCTTACCAATTCGAGATTGATCGCAGCGGCCGCTGTCGCGATACCTGCAACGGATTTGCGCAGTGGCAACCGATGTGGTTTGTCAAAACGACCGATCACGACGGACAATGGAATGCCGAACTGGCGATCCGGCGAAAAGATCTCAGCAGCCTGCCGGTGGCTCCCGGAGATGTCTGGTTTGTGCGGCTAAAAACCTTACAGCCGAACGAAGTCGCCGATTCGCCGATCTCGTGCTCCCCCACCGGATGGCAGGCGTTGGCGTTTGAGTAA
- a CDS encoding fluoride efflux transporter FluC, translated as MFADVLAVAAGGAIGSSLRFLVTLAATTALGLGAAGTIAVNVLGCLLIGGLAEATILGTSMPDRLQLAIRVGLLGGLTTFSTFGYEAVVFAEKDGLGPATAYVTANLVLGIGAVCLGIFGIRALYT; from the coding sequence ATGTTCGCTGACGTTCTTGCCGTCGCCGCCGGCGGCGCCATCGGTTCCTCCTTGCGATTCCTGGTCACACTGGCCGCCACAACCGCCTTAGGACTTGGTGCCGCCGGAACGATCGCCGTTAACGTGCTTGGATGCCTGTTGATCGGCGGCCTGGCCGAAGCGACGATCCTGGGGACCAGCATGCCCGATCGCCTGCAATTGGCGATTCGCGTGGGGCTTTTGGGTGGCCTGACCACTTTTTCCACTTTCGGGTACGAAGCGGTTGTGTTCGCCGAAAAGGACGGCTTGGGTCCCGCCACCGCCTATGTGACCGCGAACCTCGTGCTGGGGATCGGAGCGGTTTGCCTGGGGATATTTGGCATCCGAGCGCTCTACACCTGA